From Novipirellula artificiosorum, the proteins below share one genomic window:
- a CDS encoding DUF4405 domain-containing protein gives MSSADFANPDTSVPSRKRRARAEITKPSVAASVERPFSLRGFISILLVFCLFMMLISGFLLYIAPRGRVANWTSWTALALRRDQWVAVHINSSLIFIVAALFHLIKNWSRMVGYLKQRSSMRVNMKRELAAAFVLTSLILAATIFELPPISIPIELKYKLRDSWEQTSDQPTSSKVITINNSLPGDRVLSSLS, from the coding sequence ATGTCTTCCGCCGATTTCGCAAATCCCGATACGAGCGTCCCCAGTCGCAAGCGGCGTGCTCGTGCAGAAATCACCAAGCCAAGTGTTGCTGCATCGGTCGAACGTCCATTTAGCCTCCGTGGCTTTATTTCCATTCTGCTGGTGTTCTGCTTGTTCATGATGTTGATTTCTGGTTTCCTTCTCTACATTGCCCCGCGAGGACGGGTTGCCAACTGGACATCATGGACCGCCCTCGCTCTTCGACGCGACCAATGGGTGGCGGTACACATCAATTCAAGCTTGATCTTTATCGTTGCGGCCCTTTTTCATTTGATCAAAAACTGGTCGCGTATGGTTGGCTACCTCAAACAGAGATCCAGCATGCGAGTCAATATGAAACGGGAACTCGCCGCAGCGTTCGTTTTGACCAGTCTAATCCTTGCCGCAACGATCTTCGAGCTACCGCCCATTAGCATACCGATTGAGCTCAAGTACAAACTGAGAGATAGCTGGGAGCAAACGAGCGACCAACCAACTTCATCCAAAGTGATTACGATCAACAATTCGTTGCCTGGGGATCGTGTTTTGTCGTCGCTATCTTGA
- a CDS encoding RNA polymerase sigma factor: MDNDPQGAREFATTHWSLVVAAKPDGASQTQAQEALEELCKAYWYPLYTFVRNRGYSPTDAEDLTQSFFARLIETRGFASAEPERGRFRSYLLGALKHFLAHDWEYKKANMQPSSTLE, encoded by the coding sequence ATGGATAATGATCCGCAAGGCGCCCGCGAATTCGCTACCACGCATTGGAGTCTGGTGGTTGCAGCGAAACCAGACGGGGCGAGCCAGACGCAGGCTCAAGAGGCTTTAGAGGAGCTCTGCAAGGCATACTGGTATCCTCTCTATACCTTCGTGCGCAATCGCGGATATTCTCCAACCGATGCCGAGGACCTGACGCAGTCCTTCTTCGCCCGCCTCATCGAGACCCGCGGATTCGCTTCTGCCGAGCCAGAGCGTGGCCGGTTTCGATCCTATCTGCTCGGCGCATTGAAGCACTTCCTGGCCCACGATTGGGAGTACAAGAAGGCCAACATGCAACCCTCGTCCACATTGGAATAG
- a CDS encoding AAA family ATPase, whose protein sequence is MGRGLAETPQLLIVGGPNGAGKTTVALQYASSEAIAYIGADAIAALIAPDDPTSARVDAARQFIRSVDDIIADKGSCVVESTLSGRSFRTRILEARNLGYEITIVFVFVDSVDVCIARVAERVRKGGHDVPESDIRRRYVRSIKNFWLRYRELADNWVVLYNGGSRIQDVSTGSRRELTVRDATLHKAFLKLVESLND, encoded by the coding sequence ATGGGGCGAGGATTGGCTGAGACGCCACAACTGCTAATTGTCGGTGGTCCGAACGGGGCTGGCAAAACGACCGTCGCATTGCAATACGCGTCGTCGGAGGCAATTGCGTACATTGGCGCTGATGCAATTGCTGCACTGATTGCTCCTGACGATCCGACCTCTGCTCGGGTTGATGCAGCGAGACAGTTTATTCGATCCGTCGATGATATTATTGCGGACAAGGGTTCTTGTGTGGTGGAATCGACGTTGTCCGGGCGATCGTTTCGAACCCGCATTCTTGAAGCGCGAAACCTTGGATACGAAATCACGATTGTCTTTGTCTTCGTTGATTCGGTCGATGTTTGTATTGCACGCGTCGCAGAACGCGTCCGCAAGGGTGGACATGACGTGCCGGAATCAGACATACGGCGCCGTTATGTTCGTAGCATCAAGAACTTCTGGTTGCGCTATCGCGAATTGGCCGACAATTGGGTTGTGCTTTACAATGGAGGAAGTCGGATACAAGATGTATCAACTGGATCGCGTCGCGAATTGACCGTTCGGGATGCGACTCTCCACAAGGCCTTTTTGAAACTGGTTGAATCGCTGAATGATTAA
- a CDS encoding DUF3592 domain-containing protein, producing MQQSDIRRAWRVSRLPRVPGEIVSKHVIDVNYRYSVDGSEYTSLWIGPERQVKRFAIGQPIEVAFFPSHPKRSYIYPENQFMRSSAFQDLVGSLLAFILIPIVVFFLLSRTQGLQIWER from the coding sequence ATGCAGCAATCTGACATCCGGCGTGCTTGGCGAGTATCCCGTCTTCCACGCGTACCGGGAGAAATCGTTTCCAAGCATGTCATAGATGTAAATTATCGATACTCAGTAGACGGGTCCGAGTATACGAGCTTATGGATAGGACCCGAGCGACAGGTCAAACGCTTCGCTATCGGCCAGCCAATCGAGGTTGCCTTTTTCCCAAGTCATCCGAAACGCTCATACATCTATCCGGAAAACCAGTTCATGCGATCATCCGCCTTTCAAGACTTGGTGGGTTCGCTGTTGGCCTTCATTTTGATTCCCATTGTTGTTTTCTTCTTACTGTCAAGGACTCAGGGGCTTCAGATCTGGGAAAGATGA
- a CDS encoding HoxN/HupN/NixA family nickel/cobalt transporter: MCNMRFLGFVFAVAAMLAATKVSAAPEEIEFSDLADPLAVVFDDPYRDMGFQLLNELKLILQVDERLAQNDFAEDERARLEDRRTAAKDMLEINGYDVDELIAQRWEVAKKRRAALMATNPALDKVEVTLSGYLIPAPQAPDGTYYGYLVSQVGMCSHLPPPPPNELVRVKLKEDPQGQSLYVPVQVSGLLRVEASDATIFILDGESRMFSGWTLDANTFVQREDLRDDSAVNAFHQTFTNGIDLAASTDKVQPITWRNLVPQVEIDNDPFLELTSDQKLDLVIASRIRELQSEGVEITPEQLEKLTGAVKRLEEDDIDIDGLIALRGEIVAQRTHALAAVNGTLNGKQVRLAGYVLPLGTGGQKITEFLLVPWVGACIHTPPPPPNQMIHVSVPGGMEPRGQFSPVWIEGTIEVKPASYDLFLVDGSMQVKVAYTMVTDVISDYSAADSDDLAKVEIPESAFAGHSWFQIAQAKVSLIFTQAMSGLRDDGSSKAFWFAILVAFGYGLVHTLGPGHGKAVVISYFVGDGGSLRKGFTIGVLIAIFHVLSSIIVVLVMDFAVRQATGQAPSDYRAIRLGSYVLIMAIGAVMLRSAIQASRQSRKSLEAETGDHAHASYDHHHESHGNHHDDHAHHDCLACSALEKKNGGAGTWLALAVGVVPCTGALLVLLFGVANDLLFPAILMVAAISAGMALAMSGIGVLAILGRRVAFRQMKADDPRRARFTSGLRITGAACVLLIGTLLFGLTYSNASQLTVPTPSSSLGDSQR, from the coding sequence ATGTGTAATATGCGGTTCTTAGGATTCGTTTTTGCAGTGGCGGCCATGTTGGCCGCTACCAAGGTTTCTGCTGCCCCTGAAGAGATCGAGTTTTCAGACCTTGCGGATCCTCTGGCCGTTGTCTTTGACGATCCCTACAGAGACATGGGGTTCCAACTGCTGAATGAGTTGAAGCTCATTCTTCAGGTGGATGAGAGACTCGCGCAAAACGATTTCGCTGAAGATGAGCGTGCCCGGCTCGAAGACCGACGCACCGCGGCGAAGGACATGCTTGAGATCAACGGTTACGACGTCGATGAGCTGATCGCCCAACGCTGGGAGGTCGCCAAGAAGCGGAGGGCCGCACTCATGGCCACGAACCCCGCGTTGGACAAGGTCGAGGTGACGCTGTCGGGCTATCTGATCCCTGCGCCGCAGGCCCCAGATGGCACCTACTACGGCTATCTGGTCTCGCAGGTGGGGATGTGCAGCCATCTTCCGCCGCCTCCGCCGAACGAACTCGTGCGGGTAAAGTTGAAAGAAGATCCGCAGGGCCAGTCTCTCTATGTGCCGGTTCAAGTCTCGGGCCTGCTGCGTGTCGAAGCAAGCGATGCCACCATATTCATCCTCGATGGAGAGTCGCGTATGTTCAGCGGCTGGACCCTGGATGCCAACACCTTCGTTCAAAGGGAAGATTTGCGCGATGATAGCGCTGTGAATGCGTTCCATCAAACGTTCACTAACGGCATCGACTTGGCGGCCTCCACTGACAAGGTGCAGCCAATCACGTGGAGAAATCTTGTCCCGCAAGTTGAGATTGATAACGATCCCTTTCTCGAGTTGACCTCTGATCAGAAACTCGACCTCGTGATAGCCTCCAGAATACGGGAGCTACAGTCGGAAGGCGTGGAAATTACGCCAGAGCAACTGGAGAAGCTCACTGGCGCTGTAAAGCGGCTTGAAGAGGACGATATCGATATCGATGGATTGATCGCTTTGCGTGGAGAGATCGTCGCCCAGCGAACACACGCGCTGGCCGCGGTCAACGGCACTCTGAACGGCAAGCAGGTGCGACTCGCCGGTTATGTCCTGCCACTCGGGACGGGTGGGCAGAAGATCACGGAATTCCTGCTCGTTCCCTGGGTGGGTGCCTGCATTCACACGCCTCCGCCGCCTCCGAATCAAATGATCCACGTCTCGGTTCCGGGCGGGATGGAACCGCGAGGGCAATTCTCCCCGGTGTGGATCGAAGGAACGATTGAAGTGAAACCGGCGAGCTACGACCTGTTCCTCGTCGATGGCAGCATGCAGGTGAAGGTCGCCTATACGATGGTGACCGATGTAATCAGCGATTATTCGGCTGCGGATTCGGACGACCTCGCCAAGGTGGAGATTCCCGAGAGTGCCTTCGCAGGGCACAGCTGGTTTCAAATAGCGCAGGCGAAGGTTTCCCTGATTTTCACTCAGGCCATGAGCGGCCTTCGCGACGATGGGAGCTCGAAGGCGTTCTGGTTCGCTATCCTGGTGGCCTTCGGCTACGGTCTTGTGCACACGCTTGGTCCCGGCCATGGCAAGGCCGTGGTGATCTCCTACTTTGTTGGCGATGGAGGCAGCTTGCGCAAAGGCTTCACGATAGGAGTGTTGATCGCGATCTTTCATGTCCTGTCTTCGATCATCGTCGTGTTGGTGATGGATTTTGCCGTCAGGCAGGCCACCGGCCAGGCTCCGTCGGACTACCGCGCCATCCGCCTCGGCAGCTACGTCCTGATCATGGCCATCGGAGCCGTGATGTTGCGCAGTGCCATCCAAGCCTCGAGACAATCGCGGAAAAGCCTGGAAGCTGAAACGGGTGATCACGCCCACGCCAGCTATGATCACCATCACGAAAGTCATGGTAACCACCACGACGATCATGCTCATCACGACTGCCTCGCCTGCTCCGCGCTTGAGAAAAAAAATGGGGGTGCGGGCACGTGGCTCGCCCTCGCGGTGGGAGTCGTCCCCTGCACCGGCGCGCTCTTGGTGCTGCTCTTCGGCGTGGCCAACGACCTCCTCTTTCCTGCCATCCTGATGGTCGCTGCCATCTCCGCGGGAATGGCACTCGCCATGTCCGGCATCGGCGTGCTCGCCATCCTCGGCAGGCGCGTCGCTTTCCGCCAGATGAAGGCTGACGATCCTCGGCGGGCTCGCTTCACTTCCGGATTGCGGATCACCGGTGCGGCGTGCGTTCTCCTGATCGGAACCTTGCTCTTCGGTCTGACCTACTCAAACGCCAGTCAACTGACAGTCCCAACACCGTCTTCGAGTCTCGGCGACTCTCAGCGTTAG
- the bla gene encoding class A beta-lactamase encodes MKQNIALYLMVMASLLLAVQSALAQEKNIKDVSQKIEKLSQGLVGRIGVAAQEIGGDQVIAVNGDETFAMASTYKVAIATTVLDRVDKGELRLDQLVEVPPDMYVTGVIALAETFPHPGIKLSVANLIEVMITESDNTATDVCMELAGGAAAVTKNLHRLGITDFRVDRTTRQILMDFYGLSGATPEIVAEAIKNNPELVIAQVDPNPDFEADPRDHATPLAMLQLLLAIDGGTAMSAESSKFLLGVMSRTRTGADRIKGLLPKGTSVAHKTGTAGGIANDVGYVTLPDGRRFAIAVFTNSSKTPVADRDRAIAEVGRTLYDFYYLTAKDK; translated from the coding sequence ATGAAACAAAACATAGCACTGTATTTAATGGTAATGGCTTCGTTATTACTTGCAGTTCAATCGGCATTAGCTCAAGAAAAAAATATTAAAGATGTTTCTCAGAAGATCGAGAAACTTTCGCAGGGACTGGTTGGCCGCATTGGTGTGGCTGCGCAGGAAATTGGCGGCGACCAGGTCATCGCGGTCAATGGGGATGAGACCTTCGCCATGGCCAGCACCTACAAGGTGGCGATCGCCACGACCGTGCTGGATCGCGTAGACAAAGGAGAGCTCAGGCTCGACCAACTGGTCGAAGTCCCGCCCGACATGTACGTCACCGGCGTAATTGCGCTTGCCGAGACATTCCCGCACCCCGGGATCAAGCTCTCGGTGGCGAACCTGATCGAGGTGATGATCACGGAAAGCGACAACACGGCGACCGACGTCTGCATGGAGCTGGCAGGCGGAGCAGCGGCGGTGACCAAGAACCTGCACAGGCTCGGGATCACCGATTTCAGGGTCGATCGGACTACCCGCCAGATTCTCATGGATTTCTACGGCTTGTCGGGGGCCACGCCAGAGATTGTCGCTGAGGCCATCAAAAACAACCCGGAACTGGTGATTGCCCAGGTTGATCCCAATCCGGACTTCGAGGCGGATCCCCGCGACCACGCAACGCCCCTTGCGATGCTGCAACTGCTGCTTGCCATCGACGGTGGCACGGCGATGAGCGCCGAGAGCAGCAAGTTCCTGCTGGGAGTCATGTCGCGCACGCGCACCGGCGCTGACCGTATCAAGGGGCTGTTGCCGAAGGGAACGTCCGTAGCGCACAAGACCGGAACCGCAGGCGGAATTGCCAACGACGTCGGTTATGTCACGCTCCCCGACGGTCGGCGGTTTGCGATCGCCGTGTTCACGAACAGCAGCAAGACACCCGTGGCGGACCGGGATCGCGCCATTGCGGAAGTTGGCCGGACTCTCTACGACTTTTATTACTTAACGGCAAAAGACAAATGA
- a CDS encoding serine hydrolase domain-containing protein, whose translation MNVSTSIRILLTTGLLTVSSAFAQEKNMDTRFEEIKSEAQRLMDEIKVPGLAIGILHDGKVQMAGLGITNVDDPQAVTEATVFYIGSISKTFTTTVALKMSERGELDLEAPVRKYLPEFSVLDSEASEKAKVIDLFQHRTGWQGDYFEDPSSGEDALEKAVRAFRFLPQRTPYGEVWAYNNNNFIIAGRLIQVVSRAKSYEQRVKDELFLPLGMTHTSFFMAELMAERFAVGHAGVYDGTSEPQVSFMPFPRSVYPAGAILSNASDMLKWMQFQFDGKDKDGSQLLSPKLLDMSHSPLVEGELSEHTGVTWFVEDIGGVRTVFHAGRSAGATAKMLFAPEKKFGIIVLTNSDRGIEVYDAVIALALKKYLDIEKIPLVTVTADRSSLEPFVGLWLGDNEDYKIFFDNDQLMADRLYKPLGGVQFYENPPPISMSSVGEDMVIMTDGAFQGTVGELLRDKSGKPAFLSMQHRIFRRSTEEND comes from the coding sequence ATGAATGTTTCTACCAGCATCCGCATACTCCTGACGACAGGTCTTTTGACCGTTTCGTCGGCCTTTGCCCAGGAGAAAAACATGGACACGCGGTTTGAGGAAATTAAGAGCGAAGCTCAGCGACTCATGGACGAAATCAAAGTCCCAGGGTTAGCCATCGGGATCCTTCACGATGGTAAGGTCCAAATGGCCGGCCTGGGCATTACCAATGTTGACGATCCTCAGGCTGTCACTGAAGCCACCGTGTTTTATATCGGCTCCATATCGAAGACTTTTACGACCACCGTAGCTCTTAAAATGTCAGAACGCGGAGAGCTCGACCTCGAAGCCCCGGTTCGAAAGTATCTCCCGGAGTTTTCGGTCCTCGATAGCGAGGCTTCAGAAAAGGCGAAGGTCATCGACCTTTTCCAGCACCGGACTGGCTGGCAAGGCGACTACTTTGAGGATCCCAGTTCAGGGGAAGATGCCTTGGAGAAGGCCGTGCGGGCTTTTCGATTCCTACCGCAACGCACACCTTATGGCGAAGTCTGGGCTTACAACAATAACAACTTCATCATTGCAGGACGCCTCATTCAAGTCGTAAGCCGTGCAAAATCTTATGAACAAAGAGTTAAGGACGAGTTGTTTCTGCCCCTGGGCATGACGCACACCTCATTCTTCATGGCGGAACTAATGGCAGAGCGCTTTGCTGTTGGCCATGCCGGAGTCTATGACGGGACGTCCGAACCTCAGGTCAGCTTTATGCCTTTTCCTCGCAGCGTCTATCCCGCCGGAGCCATACTCAGTAACGCCAGTGATATGTTGAAGTGGATGCAATTTCAGTTTGACGGTAAGGACAAGGACGGAAGTCAACTGTTGTCTCCAAAGTTGCTGGACATGTCGCACAGTCCCTTGGTCGAAGGCGAGCTGAGTGAACACACCGGCGTTACGTGGTTCGTTGAGGATATCGGCGGTGTGCGAACCGTTTTTCATGCCGGTCGGTCGGCAGGTGCTACCGCCAAGATGCTGTTTGCACCGGAGAAGAAATTTGGGATCATTGTTCTTACCAACAGCGACCGTGGTATTGAGGTGTACGATGCGGTAATCGCACTGGCTCTCAAAAAGTATTTGGATATTGAGAAAATACCCTTGGTTACAGTCACTGCAGATCGTAGTTCCCTTGAACCTTTCGTAGGACTTTGGTTAGGGGATAATGAAGACTACAAAATCTTTTTTGACAACGACCAGCTCATGGCTGATCGCTTATACAAACCATTGGGAGGAGTCCAATTTTATGAGAACCCTCCACCGATTTCGATGAGTAGCGTGGGTGAAGACATGGTTATCATGACAGATGGTGCCTTTCAAGGAACGGTTGGTGAGTTGCTGCGTGACAAGTCTGGAAAGCCGGCGTTCCTTAGCATGCAGCACCGGATCTTCCGTCGCTCCACCGAGGAAAACGATTAA
- a CDS encoding amidohydrolase family protein — translation MKNKMNQIRRVLKQGRKQFNVFTLVAALTSSLLTVSSVFAQDYDLVINNGRVIDPETLFNDIANVGVKDGRIVTISKEPLKGAETVDATGHIVAPGFIDTHFHFQMPIGYSLGLRDGLTSSMDFEMGCAGSYIDGWYKARAGKTQANYGIAVSHEFARAMFIDGSDGDYLKDGPIAALETRKKTGWSQTRPTLEQGNAILEELDKGLQAGAVGVGSTVGYMREGVSSREMFEVQKVGARYGRPTGAHTRYTLGTDTTENNGAQELVANALALGAPAIVLHFNNPGWRLAHEMIIGLQEQGHNIWGEVYPYAAGSTTINASFLEPKSWVDDLGHRYEDTMLDPVTGEYYTLETYKATVKSEPSRPIVLFKMPEEDQAKWLTLKGVTMASDAVGATPYDAPWDYPMEKLGGTHPRTAGARGATIRLGRENNIPMMQLMSILSYNAAKHLGDTGLKFMQERGRIQTGMVADIVVFDPELFTDNSTYENGAIPSTGMKAVIVNGQVVVRDDVQLPVFPGQPIRFEPEDKPRFEPISVESWNATFSTGMPDTFTGAFPQKVEK, via the coding sequence ATGAAAAACAAAATGAATCAAATAAGAAGAGTTCTTAAACAAGGGCGCAAGCAGTTTAATGTGTTCACCCTTGTTGCGGCTTTGACATCAAGCCTTCTCACCGTTTCGTCGGTCTTTGCCCAGGACTACGACCTCGTGATCAACAACGGCCGGGTCATCGACCCTGAAACGTTGTTCAACGACATCGCCAATGTCGGTGTTAAGGACGGCCGCATCGTCACGATCAGCAAAGAACCACTCAAAGGTGCCGAGACGGTGGATGCCACCGGCCATATCGTGGCACCGGGCTTCATCGACACCCATTTTCACTTTCAAATGCCGATCGGCTATTCCCTCGGGTTGCGCGACGGCCTGACCAGCAGCATGGATTTCGAGATGGGCTGTGCAGGATCCTATATCGACGGCTGGTATAAAGCACGCGCCGGTAAGACCCAGGCCAACTATGGCATTGCGGTCAGCCACGAATTTGCCCGTGCGATGTTCATCGACGGGTCAGACGGCGATTACCTGAAAGACGGCCCCATAGCCGCTTTAGAAACCCGGAAGAAAACTGGCTGGAGCCAGACTCGCCCGACCCTGGAACAGGGCAACGCGATTCTCGAAGAGCTTGACAAGGGCCTGCAGGCTGGCGCCGTGGGCGTCGGCAGCACCGTGGGCTACATGAGAGAAGGCGTCTCTTCACGCGAGATGTTCGAGGTGCAGAAAGTCGGGGCACGTTATGGCCGCCCAACCGGCGCACATACCCGCTACACGCTCGGCACCGACACCACGGAGAACAACGGCGCGCAGGAACTCGTCGCCAACGCTCTGGCGCTTGGCGCCCCGGCGATCGTCCTGCATTTCAACAACCCAGGCTGGCGGCTTGCACACGAAATGATCATCGGGCTTCAGGAACAGGGCCACAACATCTGGGGTGAAGTCTATCCCTACGCTGCCGGTTCCACCACGATCAATGCTTCGTTCCTGGAGCCTAAGAGCTGGGTCGACGACCTGGGTCATCGCTATGAAGATACCATGCTGGATCCGGTCACGGGTGAGTACTATACCTTGGAGACCTACAAGGCCACCGTCAAATCCGAACCGAGCAGGCCGATCGTCCTCTTCAAGATGCCCGAAGAAGACCAGGCGAAGTGGCTGACGCTGAAGGGCGTGACCATGGCCAGCGATGCGGTTGGTGCCACGCCGTACGACGCCCCGTGGGATTACCCGATGGAGAAGCTGGGCGGCACTCATCCCCGCACGGCGGGCGCCCGAGGCGCTACGATTCGCCTCGGTCGGGAAAACAACATCCCCATGATGCAGTTGATGTCGATCCTCAGCTACAACGCTGCCAAGCATCTGGGCGATACCGGTCTGAAGTTCATGCAAGAACGCGGCCGCATCCAGACTGGCATGGTTGCCGATATCGTGGTGTTTGACCCCGAACTCTTCACGGACAATTCAACCTACGAAAATGGCGCTATCCCTTCGACGGGCATGAAAGCCGTGATCGTCAACGGTCAGGTGGTTGTGCGCGACGATGTGCAGCTTCCGGTTTTTCCTGGTCAGCCGATCCGGTTTGAACCCGAAGACAAACCGCGCTTCGAGCCGATCTCGGTCGAGTCGTGGAATGCTACCTTCTCGACGGGTATGCCGGATACCTTCACGGGTGCCTTCCCCCAGAAGGTCGAAAAGTGA
- a CDS encoding amidohydrolase family protein: MKLIAYSLILAAALFGGATLSAQDHDVVINNGRVMDPETNFDGVRNVGVKDGKIVAITEDAITGKETIDATGHVVAPGFIEGHQHATDPFSRKVNLRDGLTTQMDFEAGAGDIAKWYAEAEGKTQSNYGMVMLALIARISVLDGPEIAALGNDMGGLFAHTVKAAAVKAEKEGRKPGWTATLPNKEEMTEIMRLVDEGLRQGALGVGVPVGYMTTGVTQYELYKYQELAAKYGRVTNGHVRFAGVRPPTGGQLGIQEMLANALVLDAPFMASHLNSNMDWEYTIPLINDAREKRGAKVWGEVYPYVAGSTIASTDVITEAGMAQMGITYSDVANLDGTRWDKAMYEDVRKNDPGRAVLIYINPEEDIVKWMAQPGVVIVSDGMAIQDENLEYYPWDSPYEGKSVHPRSAGTRAKVLRMVREDKIMPLMEAISKMSYLHAKYFDELGGISPFRTKGRVQVGADADIVVFNPDTVTDNSTYKPGEGALPSTGIPYVLVNGVVVVKDSEVQKVFPGKPIRFPVQEKGRLDQINIEPRIFEPNQ, encoded by the coding sequence ATGAAGCTGATCGCTTACTCCTTAATTCTGGCTGCTGCCCTCTTTGGCGGCGCTACGCTTTCGGCCCAGGACCACGATGTCGTGATCAACAACGGCAGGGTCATGGACCCCGAGACCAACTTCGATGGCGTGCGCAATGTCGGGGTGAAGGATGGCAAGATCGTTGCGATCACCGAGGACGCCATCACCGGCAAGGAGACCATCGACGCCACGGGTCACGTGGTAGCTCCGGGCTTCATCGAGGGGCACCAGCACGCGACCGACCCGTTCAGTCGCAAGGTGAATTTGCGTGATGGCTTGACCACACAGATGGATTTCGAAGCAGGCGCCGGCGATATCGCCAAGTGGTATGCAGAGGCCGAGGGGAAAACCCAGAGCAACTACGGTATGGTAATGCTCGCGCTCATTGCCCGGATATCAGTGTTGGATGGCCCTGAAATCGCGGCTCTGGGTAATGACATGGGTGGCCTGTTCGCTCATACGGTGAAAGCCGCCGCCGTAAAGGCTGAGAAAGAGGGGCGCAAGCCAGGCTGGACGGCCACCTTGCCCAATAAGGAGGAGATGACCGAGATCATGCGCCTAGTCGACGAAGGCCTTCGCCAAGGAGCTTTAGGCGTAGGGGTTCCAGTCGGTTACATGACCACGGGTGTGACCCAGTACGAATTATACAAGTACCAGGAGTTGGCTGCAAAATACGGTCGCGTTACCAATGGACACGTCCGTTTTGCCGGCGTTCGCCCCCCAACTGGAGGGCAGCTTGGTATTCAGGAAATGCTTGCCAACGCCTTGGTTCTGGATGCGCCATTCATGGCCTCGCACCTGAACAGCAACATGGACTGGGAGTACACCATTCCTCTGATCAACGATGCCAGGGAGAAGAGAGGGGCCAAGGTGTGGGGCGAGGTTTACCCCTACGTAGCAGGTTCTACCATTGCCTCTACCGATGTTATTACAGAGGCAGGTATGGCTCAAATGGGAATCACCTATTCAGACGTCGCAAACCTTGATGGCACCCGTTGGGACAAGGCGATGTATGAGGACGTTCGCAAGAATGACCCCGGCAGAGCCGTTTTGATTTACATCAACCCGGAAGAGGACATCGTTAAATGGATGGCTCAGCCAGGTGTGGTCATCGTCTCCGACGGTATGGCGATCCAGGATGAGAACCTCGAGTATTACCCGTGGGATTCGCCTTATGAAGGCAAGTCAGTCCACCCGCGCAGCGCAGGGACACGCGCCAAGGTGCTGCGCATGGTGCGCGAAGACAAGATCATGCCCCTGATGGAGGCCATTTCCAAGATGAGCTACCTGCACGCCAAGTACTTCGACGAGTTGGGCGGAATCAGCCCATTCAGGACCAAGGGACGGGTGCAGGTGGGTGCTGACGCCGACATCGTCGTCTTCAACCCGGACACGGTCACTGACAACAGCACTTACAAGCCGGGCGAAGGAGCGCTGCCCTCTACCGGTATTCCCTACGTGTTGGTGAACGGCGTCGTGGTGGTGAAAGATTCCGAAGTGCAAAAGGTCTTTCCGGGTAAACCGATCCGTTTTCCGGTTCAGGAAAAGGGCCGCCTTGACCAGATTAATATCGAACCAAGGATTTTTGAACCGAACCAGTGA
- a CDS encoding GxxExxY protein — translation MLKQEGYDLMGAAFEVYNELGYGMAEDVFQRVGNLINFGKKGELEWKRFLIDDLHVPKNR, via the coding sequence ATGTTGAAGCAAGAAGGTTACGATCTGATGGGGGCCGCTTTCGAGGTCTATAACGAGCTTGGCTATGGCATGGCAGAAGATGTCTTCCAGCGGGTGGGCAATCTCATCAACTTTGGGAAGAAAGGTGAGTTGGAATGGAAACGCTTTCTGATCGACGATCTTCACGTTCCAAAGAATCGATGA